The following are encoded together in the Candidatus Tumulicola sp. genome:
- a CDS encoding GNAT family N-acetyltransferase — MEKVEIAPWASDRDRFDIATELINEAYALHNDQGIRFGAATQSLKVTRRRIETATATWVARMGQIIVGVISYYDHVRYPRAEPKWYAHTSVGHFGQFAVAPWKQRLGIGRSLLSHVEDRAVADRMSELCCDTASTAMELLLFYKRLGFEEVDRHQWQRQDYESIVLSKRLGLREIGSQQSLT; from the coding sequence ATGGAAAAAGTCGAAATCGCTCCTTGGGCGTCGGATCGCGATCGCTTCGACATCGCGACGGAACTAATCAATGAGGCATACGCGCTTCACAATGACCAGGGAATACGGTTCGGGGCAGCCACACAATCTTTGAAGGTTACCCGCCGCCGAATCGAAACGGCAACGGCCACGTGGGTTGCGAGAATGGGACAAATCATCGTGGGCGTCATTTCCTACTACGATCACGTTCGGTATCCGCGAGCCGAACCTAAATGGTATGCGCACACAAGTGTCGGTCACTTCGGACAATTTGCCGTCGCGCCCTGGAAACAGCGCCTTGGTATCGGACGCAGCTTGCTTTCGCATGTTGAAGACAGGGCTGTCGCAGACCGCATGTCGGAACTGTGCTGCGACACAGCAAGCACCGCAATGGAATTGCTGCTATTTTATAAACGTCTTGGCTTCGAAGAGGTTGATCGACACCAATGGCAACGTCAAGATTACGAATCAATCGTCCTGAGCAAACGCCTTGGGCTCCGAGAAATCGGATCTCAGCAGTCGCTTACGTAA
- a CDS encoding glycosyl hydrolase family 28-related protein: MDLSALGIYNVKDFGAVGDGLTDDSPAFQLAINAAYEAGGGIVYAPSASYLLNGGPMYTPSGNLPGDPTGVTCSGLAPIPPGVVYAELAGTNYIGPNCPASFGRGGTLPVDVLPNGPLLLFDNVILSGDGPEQTILLAGEQFYGGLMFSPTGPTGEPYEDLATPQVGTVIATMNWWSSYLADMDNFPDGYFAKKVYVRNLSIDCQGSKGINAGLPTQVFLEESDYPVANPAIAPSAQPPTPAGALYGSCISLQDALDCGVDNVWVYNGNVNGIVLLGTQNLDAHESGPVPISYQQTLAGYPSFVASPPLSQQNVPTMNGSVANCKVDMNYPVWLAGSRTNPGGSAGQLPIRSVGLSGVLIAHNKVGQRNVPSDFPPPEEGYSNPPAAGPGTNDALDCPGSWHILVHGNTLTNCGDGVGANGNGDMVVSNNVMYNFGSVGFSAGSGTGKSASQTIFTGNTIFLGSDFGSPQSAILILDQIPPDPAHDVPATATPGSLVISNNVIYGPGYNSMVDLTVVGATVIGNVFDFGFGGSGGTPPYGQPGSAGWALPGGYGVRIVGNDIVIEGNIFRNGSTVEGTVTTGIFFPSGFPSVTPARVLIKGNIFDNTIGRPILDSSSGPTHLLGVRILDNIGINPTETLTAGLTPFPASMATFENPYPYDCFVSIAATTGAVSAVALNGVTTGVKVATNDQKSFIVKAGGSIAVTYNNVLPTPTWIWVGL, translated from the coding sequence GTGGACCTATCCGCGCTTGGCATCTATAACGTAAAAGATTTTGGAGCCGTAGGAGACGGCCTGACCGATGATTCGCCGGCTTTTCAGCTGGCCATTAATGCTGCATATGAAGCGGGAGGTGGCATCGTGTATGCTCCTTCGGCGTCGTATCTGCTCAATGGTGGTCCGATGTACACGCCGAGTGGAAATCTACCTGGAGACCCCACCGGCGTCACGTGCTCTGGCTTGGCTCCGATTCCGCCCGGGGTTGTTTATGCAGAGCTGGCCGGAACCAACTACATCGGACCGAACTGTCCTGCATCCTTCGGCAGGGGCGGAACGCTACCGGTTGACGTGCTGCCAAACGGACCACTTCTTTTGTTCGACAACGTCATTCTTTCAGGAGACGGTCCGGAACAAACGATCTTGTTGGCGGGCGAGCAGTTTTACGGAGGCTTGATGTTTAGCCCGACCGGTCCAACGGGTGAGCCATATGAAGATCTTGCGACTCCTCAAGTTGGCACGGTGATCGCTACGATGAATTGGTGGTCAAGCTATCTGGCCGACATGGACAATTTTCCCGACGGCTACTTTGCTAAGAAAGTGTACGTGCGCAATCTCTCCATTGATTGCCAAGGTAGCAAGGGCATCAACGCGGGTCTCCCAACTCAAGTGTTTCTGGAAGAGAGCGATTATCCCGTTGCCAATCCGGCGATTGCTCCTTCCGCTCAGCCACCGACCCCCGCTGGCGCGCTGTACGGCTCGTGCATTTCACTCCAAGACGCACTCGACTGTGGCGTCGATAACGTGTGGGTTTATAATGGAAACGTTAATGGCATAGTTTTGCTGGGCACGCAGAATCTGGATGCGCACGAATCGGGTCCCGTACCGATCTCGTACCAGCAAACGCTTGCTGGATATCCGAGTTTTGTCGCCTCACCCCCGCTCTCTCAGCAAAACGTGCCTACGATGAACGGATCGGTGGCGAACTGCAAGGTCGACATGAATTACCCGGTCTGGCTCGCTGGCAGTCGTACTAATCCTGGCGGAAGCGCTGGGCAATTACCGATAAGATCAGTCGGATTGAGCGGGGTTCTCATAGCACACAACAAAGTTGGTCAGCGCAACGTCCCATCCGATTTTCCTCCTCCCGAGGAAGGCTATAGTAACCCACCCGCTGCCGGTCCGGGCACAAACGACGCGTTAGATTGCCCGGGGAGCTGGCACATACTCGTTCATGGAAACACCCTTACAAACTGCGGGGATGGAGTGGGAGCCAATGGCAACGGCGACATGGTTGTTTCCAACAACGTCATGTACAACTTCGGATCCGTAGGCTTTAGCGCGGGTTCGGGAACCGGCAAGAGTGCAAGCCAGACAATTTTTACCGGTAACACGATCTTCCTAGGATCGGATTTTGGCTCCCCGCAATCAGCAATCCTCATTCTCGATCAAATCCCACCAGACCCCGCTCATGATGTTCCGGCAACCGCAACGCCAGGCTCGTTAGTCATCTCTAATAATGTCATTTACGGGCCCGGCTACAACAGTATGGTCGATCTGACTGTCGTAGGCGCTACCGTCATCGGAAATGTATTCGATTTCGGTTTCGGCGGTAGTGGGGGCACCCCCCCATATGGACAGCCAGGCTCAGCGGGTTGGGCGCTGCCTGGAGGTTATGGCGTACGAATCGTCGGCAATGACATCGTCATCGAGGGAAATATTTTTCGAAATGGATCCACGGTCGAGGGAACCGTGACCACCGGAATCTTTTTCCCGTCAGGATTCCCCTCGGTAACGCCCGCGCGGGTACTCATCAAGGGAAATATTTTCGACAATACGATAGGTCGGCCGATACTTGACAGCTCCTCTGGCCCCACGCATCTTCTCGGCGTCCGAATTTTGGACAATATCGGCATTAATCCAACCGAGACTCTGACGGCTGGGCTGACGCCTTTTCCGGCTTCAATGGCGACTTTTGAAAACCCATATCCTTACGATTGCTTTGTCAGCATCGCGGCAACAACCGGCGCAGTTTCAGCGGTAGCCCTCAACGGGGTTACCACAGGGGTAAAAGTCGCCACAAACGACCAAAAATCGTTCATTGTCAAGGCCGGCGGCAGTATTGCGGTAACCTACAACAACGTTCTACCGACGCCGACCTGGATTTGGGTCGGCCTATGA
- a CDS encoding alkaline phosphatase family protein: MKHLRLIPFVTIVAFASCSAPQTASLPVGYDSANARTKAGLTGTSPIQHIVIIFQENRTPDNLFQSPALIAEGATIAQSGPNSHGQTVQLQPQSLAAPWDIEHNHHTFLKEWHNGKQDGFNLVEPVKLAWRPYSYVPASEAQPYWDMATEYAFGDHMFETDQSSSYPSHQYIVSATARALPQTVDEIAGGPYYRKTGRNGPAGCDAPEQMLVNTINLHAAIQGPSLYPCFDRPSLTDFLDEQGVAWKYYQRNLGPGWWHAFDSIKHIRYGSDYANVVTPPASILTDISTGNLPGVSWVMPADDLHSDHPGSKSAAGPSWVAAVVNAVGQSQYWSSTAIFITWDDWGGWYDHIPPKIYNRYELGFRVPLVIVSPYAKKGYVSHRQHEFASILAFAEETFGIKKGSLHGTDMRSDDLMDAFNFEDPPSAFTPITAPPFQSGNAPDAILDAEDY, encoded by the coding sequence ATGAAACATTTACGCCTTATTCCGTTCGTAACCATCGTCGCATTCGCTTCATGCTCCGCACCGCAAACGGCGTCGTTGCCGGTGGGCTACGACTCCGCGAATGCTCGCACGAAAGCCGGACTCACGGGAACCTCTCCCATCCAGCACATCGTCATCATTTTTCAAGAGAATCGCACGCCCGATAATCTGTTCCAATCGCCAGCGCTGATCGCCGAGGGTGCGACGATCGCGCAGAGCGGCCCCAATTCGCACGGCCAGACCGTGCAGCTGCAGCCACAGTCTCTGGCTGCTCCATGGGACATCGAGCATAACCACCACACGTTCTTAAAGGAGTGGCACAACGGCAAACAAGACGGATTTAATCTTGTCGAACCGGTGAAACTAGCATGGCGTCCGTATTCCTACGTTCCCGCGAGCGAGGCGCAACCATACTGGGACATGGCAACGGAATATGCCTTCGGGGATCACATGTTCGAAACCGATCAATCCAGCAGCTATCCATCACACCAATACATCGTCAGCGCGACCGCGCGCGCACTGCCGCAAACGGTCGACGAAATCGCGGGCGGACCGTACTATCGCAAGACCGGTAGAAATGGCCCGGCCGGCTGCGACGCCCCGGAACAAATGCTCGTCAATACCATTAATCTACACGCCGCAATCCAAGGTCCGTCGCTGTACCCGTGCTTCGACCGGCCCTCGCTAACCGATTTCTTGGACGAGCAAGGCGTCGCGTGGAAATACTATCAGCGCAACCTCGGACCCGGTTGGTGGCATGCCTTTGACTCGATCAAACACATCCGGTACGGCTCGGACTACGCCAACGTCGTTACGCCGCCGGCCTCAATCCTCACCGACATCTCAACCGGCAATCTGCCGGGAGTCTCATGGGTCATGCCAGCCGACGACTTGCATTCGGATCACCCGGGAAGCAAAAGTGCTGCGGGTCCATCGTGGGTCGCCGCGGTCGTCAACGCCGTCGGGCAAAGCCAATACTGGAGCAGTACTGCGATCTTTATCACGTGGGACGATTGGGGCGGCTGGTACGATCACATCCCGCCCAAAATCTACAATCGCTACGAGCTCGGTTTCCGGGTACCGCTGGTCATCGTTTCGCCTTACGCCAAGAAAGGCTACGTCTCGCATCGCCAACATGAGTTTGCGAGCATCCTAGCCTTCGCGGAGGAGACATTCGGTATCAAGAAGGGTTCGCTGCACGGCACCGATATGCGTTCGGACGATTTGATGGATGCGTTTAATTTCGAGGACCCTCCAAGCGCTTTTACTCCGATAACAGCGCCGCCCTTCCAATCCGGTAACGCGCCGGATGCCATTCTCGATGCCGAGGACTACTAA
- a CDS encoding Nramp family divalent metal transporter, producing the protein MKDWGLRSRVVHFFRTLGPGLITGAADDDPSGISTYSVTGATTGYSLLWLTFISTPMMAVIQGMCARISMVTGEGLATLMRKRLPCSLMYPLAALVIVANTFNIGADIGGMAAAAKLLVPIPVEVWVIFFGIALIAAQVWLSYNMIASVFKWLTVVLFAYVITAFVAHPPWAQVLSGFVIPTVHFQSQWLSTIVAILGTTITPYLFFWQSAEMVEEEKKAGHATVASRRGTDEQSIKDAHTDINAGMIYSNIVAAFIIVTTAATLGAHGKHNIATAQDAAEALRPLAGNFAALLFTIGMVGTGVLAVPVLATSSAYVAAETFRFREGLSEKPSRAKHFYAVIVAGIIIGVVMDLLKINPIKALFWSAILNGVAAVPLIAVIVWLASNESIMREWRSSRVAVAWGWFSVTLMGAATLGMFYFMAIGG; encoded by the coding sequence GTGAAGGACTGGGGGCTACGATCTCGGGTCGTCCATTTTTTTCGAACGTTGGGGCCAGGATTGATCACTGGAGCGGCGGACGACGATCCATCCGGGATCTCAACCTACTCAGTAACTGGTGCCACAACCGGCTACTCGCTGCTGTGGCTCACATTCATCTCGACGCCCATGATGGCGGTCATCCAAGGGATGTGCGCTCGGATCTCTATGGTCACGGGCGAGGGTCTCGCGACATTGATGCGCAAACGGTTGCCGTGTTCGCTCATGTATCCGCTTGCGGCATTGGTCATTGTCGCGAACACATTCAATATTGGCGCCGACATTGGCGGTATGGCTGCAGCGGCGAAATTACTAGTCCCAATACCAGTCGAAGTATGGGTGATATTCTTTGGCATTGCGTTGATCGCCGCACAGGTCTGGCTGTCCTACAACATGATCGCGTCGGTCTTTAAGTGGCTCACCGTCGTTCTCTTCGCGTATGTCATCACTGCGTTCGTCGCGCATCCACCGTGGGCGCAAGTTCTATCGGGATTCGTAATTCCGACCGTGCACTTTCAATCGCAGTGGCTGTCGACGATAGTTGCCATCCTCGGCACGACCATTACCCCGTACTTGTTTTTTTGGCAATCGGCGGAAATGGTGGAGGAAGAAAAGAAAGCTGGTCATGCGACCGTTGCATCGCGGAGGGGCACGGACGAACAATCGATTAAAGATGCGCACACCGATATCAACGCGGGTATGATCTATTCAAATATCGTGGCGGCCTTCATCATCGTTACCACGGCCGCAACGTTGGGTGCCCATGGCAAACACAACATTGCGACGGCGCAGGACGCAGCGGAAGCCCTACGTCCGCTGGCTGGTAATTTCGCTGCCCTGTTATTCACAATCGGGATGGTCGGGACCGGCGTTCTCGCCGTTCCGGTGTTGGCGACATCGTCGGCATACGTCGCGGCGGAGACGTTCAGATTCCGCGAGGGCTTAAGCGAGAAGCCGAGCCGGGCCAAGCATTTCTACGCCGTTATCGTCGCGGGGATTATTATCGGCGTCGTCATGGATCTGCTGAAGATCAATCCGATCAAGGCGCTCTTTTGGTCAGCGATTCTCAATGGTGTTGCCGCCGTGCCGCTAATTGCGGTCATTGTCTGGCTAGCATCGAATGAGTCCATCATGCGAGAGTGGCGCAGCTCGCGTGTCGCCGTTGCGTGGGGTTGGTTCAGCGTAACGCTGATGGGTGCTGCGACGTTAGGCATGTTCTACTTTATGGCCATTGGCGGATAG
- a CDS encoding TIGR04255 family protein, with protein MVSEQGPSEWPSYASPPILEASFIIKIRPISTERFALLGRVGEMLGSKFPRAELLTDSKPKYLEVPSTVYGMVYTSEDESESVQARSDGFYFSRQAPYEGWRKFLEHARSAWGAYKEALSSLAIVEVQVRYVNSIPFPLGVPLHELFNTHPTYPDPSQLFDALTMFYRVTIQTEPRTELSVLMTNLPRGERYGYIMLDNTVSMTVTSESEVWEQIPTLRNIKNSVFESQLKPILKDQFGRTLKEETHE; from the coding sequence GTGGTGAGTGAGCAAGGCCCAAGTGAGTGGCCCTCGTATGCGTCTCCGCCGATCCTCGAAGCCTCTTTTATAATAAAAATCCGGCCAATTTCGACCGAGCGATTCGCCTTGCTAGGACGAGTGGGCGAAATGCTCGGATCAAAATTTCCCAGAGCGGAACTCCTAACGGATTCCAAGCCGAAGTACCTTGAGGTGCCTTCGACGGTATATGGCATGGTCTACACATCGGAAGATGAAAGCGAAAGCGTTCAAGCTCGATCGGACGGATTCTATTTTAGTCGGCAGGCACCGTACGAGGGATGGCGCAAATTTTTGGAACACGCCCGGTCGGCCTGGGGCGCTTACAAAGAAGCCTTGTCCTCGCTTGCCATAGTCGAGGTGCAGGTGCGGTACGTTAATTCTATACCCTTTCCGTTGGGCGTGCCGTTGCATGAGCTGTTTAACACTCATCCCACTTACCCGGACCCTTCGCAACTTTTCGATGCCCTCACAATGTTCTACAGAGTTACGATACAAACTGAGCCGCGGACCGAGCTATCGGTGCTCATGACGAATCTACCGCGTGGCGAGCGGTACGGGTACATAATGCTCGACAACACGGTAAGCATGACCGTGACAAGTGAAAGCGAAGTTTGGGAGCAAATTCCGACGCTACGAAACATCAAAAACAGCGTTTTCGAATCGCAATTAAAGCCCATATTGAAAGATCAATTTGGACGTACCTTAAAAGAGGAAACACATGAGTGA
- a CDS encoding GNAT family N-acetyltransferase — protein sequence MPRDRNVANFLRDEALQQMRTDSGLRVWLFWNVDELVGFASLGQTEWSYPRPNGSKKVVVQIIPNLAVSVTHGNRGYGREILQGVIVEALRRRDTVSELLGLLVHVENARAIHIYDTEGFENHGKPSTYDGESFQRMIITLPAAHEVVVS from the coding sequence TTGCCCCGCGATCGAAACGTAGCCAACTTTCTTCGCGATGAGGCCTTGCAGCAAATGAGAACTGACTCTGGCTTGCGTGTTTGGCTTTTCTGGAATGTAGATGAGCTCGTTGGCTTCGCCTCCTTGGGGCAAACCGAATGGAGCTATCCACGCCCGAACGGAAGCAAGAAAGTTGTCGTTCAAATTATCCCCAACCTAGCCGTTTCAGTAACTCACGGCAACCGCGGGTACGGCAGAGAAATTTTGCAAGGCGTCATCGTTGAGGCTTTGAGACGCCGAGATACCGTTTCGGAACTGCTTGGATTATTAGTGCATGTCGAAAATGCGCGAGCCATTCATATCTACGATACCGAAGGATTCGAGAATCACGGCAAGCCGAGTACTTATGATGGCGAGTCTTTCCAACGGATGATAATAACCCTACCTGCCGCTCACGAAGTGGTAGTGTCGTAG